Proteins from a single region of Pseudomonas quebecensis:
- a CDS encoding acetyl-CoA C-acetyltransferase: MTQLRRVAIIGGNRIPFARSNGPYATASNQAMLTAALEGLIERYNLHGLRLGEVAAGAVLKHSRDFNLTRECVLGSRLSPQTPAYDIQQACGTGLEAALLVANKIALGQIECGIAGGVDTTSDAPIGVNEGLRRILLQANRSKSVADKLKVLLQLRPHHLKPELPRNGEPRTGLSMGQHCELMAQTWQIPRDEQDQLALESHRKMAAAYAEGWHDDLTTPFLGLTRDNNLRPDLTLEKLAALKPAFERSEMGTLTAGNSTPLTDGASLVLLGSEAWAQERGLPILAYLRDGEAAAVDFVNGAEGLLMAPVYAVPRLLARNGLTLQDFDYYEIHEAFAAQVLCTLKAWEDADYCKTRLALDAPLGAIDRSRLNVKGSSLAAGHPFAATGGRIVANLAKLLATAGKGRGLISICAAGGQGVTAIIER, translated from the coding sequence ATGACTCAATTGCGGCGTGTAGCGATCATTGGCGGTAACCGCATTCCTTTCGCCCGCTCCAATGGCCCTTACGCCACGGCGAGCAACCAGGCGATGCTGACGGCCGCCCTGGAAGGCTTGATCGAGCGCTACAACCTGCACGGCCTGCGTCTGGGTGAAGTGGCCGCCGGGGCGGTGCTCAAGCATTCGCGGGATTTCAACCTGACCCGCGAATGCGTACTCGGCTCGCGCCTGTCCCCGCAAACCCCCGCCTACGACATTCAGCAGGCCTGCGGCACCGGGCTGGAGGCGGCGCTGCTGGTGGCCAACAAAATTGCCCTGGGCCAGATCGAATGCGGCATTGCCGGCGGCGTGGACACCACCTCCGACGCGCCCATCGGCGTGAACGAAGGCCTGCGCAGGATTCTGCTGCAGGCCAATCGCAGCAAGTCCGTGGCGGATAAACTGAAAGTCCTGTTACAACTTCGTCCCCATCACCTCAAGCCCGAGCTGCCGCGCAATGGCGAACCGCGCACCGGTTTGTCCATGGGCCAGCATTGCGAGTTGATGGCGCAGACCTGGCAGATCCCCCGCGACGAGCAGGACCAACTCGCCCTGGAGAGCCACCGGAAAATGGCCGCCGCTTACGCCGAAGGCTGGCACGACGACCTGACCACCCCGTTTTTGGGCCTGACCCGCGACAACAACCTGCGCCCCGACCTGACGCTGGAGAAACTCGCCGCCCTCAAGCCGGCGTTTGAACGCAGCGAGATGGGCACGCTCACCGCCGGCAATTCCACCCCGTTGACGGACGGCGCATCCCTGGTGTTACTGGGCAGCGAGGCGTGGGCCCAGGAGCGCGGCTTGCCGATCCTGGCCTATCTGCGCGATGGCGAAGCGGCGGCGGTGGATTTCGTCAACGGTGCCGAAGGCCTGCTGATGGCGCCGGTGTATGCGGTGCCGCGCTTGCTGGCCAGGAATGGTCTTACATTGCAGGACTTCGATTACTACGAGATCCACGAAGCCTTCGCCGCCCAAGTGTTGTGCACGCTCAAGGCCTGGGAAGATGCCGATTACTGCAAGACTCGCCTGGCGCTGGACGCGCCATTGGGCGCGATTGACCGCAGCCGTCTCAACGTCAAGGGCAGTTCCCTGGCGGCGGGGCATCCGTTTGCCGCTACCGGCGGGCGCATTGTCGCGAACCTGGCCAAATTGCTGGCGACGGCGGGCAAGGGCCGTGGGCTGATCTCGATCTGCGCCGCGGGTGGGCAAGGTGTGACGGCGATCATCGAGCGCTGA
- a CDS encoding PA4780 family RIO1-like protein kinase has protein sequence MKTPKRIEPLIEDGLVDEVLRPLMSGKEAAVYVVRCGNELRCAKVYKEANKRSFRQASEYQEGRKVRNSRQARAMAKGSKFGKKETEDAWQNAEVAALFRLAGAGVRVPQPYDFLEGVLLMELVADEYGDAAPRLNDVVLEPDQAREYHAFLISQIVLMLCTGLVHGDLSEFNVLLTPTGPVIIDLPQAVDAAGNNHAFSMLERDVGNMASYFGRFAPELKKTKYAKEMWALYEAGTLHPGSVLTGEFDEPEELADVGGVIREIEAARLDEERRQAIRAADDAPSSKTPDEPPPPPWMQ, from the coding sequence ATGAAGACTCCTAAACGCATTGAACCCCTGATCGAAGACGGTCTGGTCGACGAAGTGCTGCGCCCACTCATGAGTGGTAAAGAAGCAGCTGTTTATGTGGTGCGCTGCGGCAACGAATTGCGTTGCGCCAAGGTTTACAAGGAGGCGAATAAACGAAGTTTTCGTCAGGCATCCGAATACCAGGAAGGCCGTAAGGTCCGTAACAGCCGTCAGGCCCGGGCCATGGCCAAGGGTTCCAAGTTCGGCAAGAAAGAAACCGAGGACGCCTGGCAGAACGCCGAAGTCGCGGCGTTGTTCCGCTTGGCCGGCGCCGGTGTACGCGTGCCGCAGCCGTACGACTTTCTCGAAGGCGTGCTGTTGATGGAACTGGTGGCCGATGAGTATGGCGATGCCGCGCCGCGTCTGAACGACGTGGTGCTGGAGCCGGATCAGGCCCGCGAGTACCACGCCTTTCTGATTTCACAGATCGTGCTGATGCTGTGTACCGGTCTGGTGCACGGTGACCTGTCCGAATTCAACGTGCTGCTCACGCCGACCGGCCCGGTGATCATCGACTTGCCCCAGGCAGTGGATGCGGCGGGCAACAACCATGCATTCAGCATGCTGGAACGCGACGTGGGCAACATGGCTTCCTACTTCGGGCGCTTTGCCCCGGAGTTGAAAAAGACCAAGTACGCCAAGGAAATGTGGGCCTTGTACGAAGCCGGTACCTTGCACCCGGGCAGCGTCTTGACCGGCGAGTTCGACGAGCCCGAAGAGCTGGCGGATGTCGGCGGCGTGATCCGTGAGATCGAAGCGGCGCGGCTGGATGAAGAGCGCCGCCAGGCGATTCGAGCGGCGGATGATGCGCCGTCGAGCAAAACCCCCGACGAGCC